Proteins from one Ahaetulla prasina isolate Xishuangbanna chromosome 2, ASM2864084v1, whole genome shotgun sequence genomic window:
- the TMEM167A gene encoding protein kish-A isoform X2, producing the protein MSAIFNFQSLLTVILLLICTCAYLRSLAPRLLDNNKTGLLGIFWKCARIGERKSPYVAVCCIAMAFSILFVQ; encoded by the exons ATG TCTGCGATCTTCAATTTTCAGAGTCTTCTGACAGTAATCTTACTACTTATATGTACCTGTGCATACTTAAGATCTTTGGCTCCCAGATTACTGGATAACAATAAAACAGG ATTATTGGGCATATTCTGGAAGTGTGCCAGAATTG GTGAACGGAAGAGCCCTTACGTAGCAGTATGCTGTATTGCAATGGCCTTCAGTATTCTGTTTGTAcaataa
- the TMEM167A gene encoding protein kish-A isoform X1: MATLYIMVNEVFHLSEDVLKLPTTCSSARPLSAIFNFQSLLTVILLLICTCAYLRSLAPRLLDNNKTGLLGIFWKCARIGERKSPYVAVCCIAMAFSILFVQ, from the exons ATGGCTACTTTGTACATCATGGTAAATGAAGTGTTTCATTTAAGTGAAGATGTATTGAAGCTTCCAACTACCTGTTCTTCAGCCAGGCCTTTG TCTGCGATCTTCAATTTTCAGAGTCTTCTGACAGTAATCTTACTACTTATATGTACCTGTGCATACTTAAGATCTTTGGCTCCCAGATTACTGGATAACAATAAAACAGG ATTATTGGGCATATTCTGGAAGTGTGCCAGAATTG GTGAACGGAAGAGCCCTTACGTAGCAGTATGCTGTATTGCAATGGCCTTCAGTATTCTGTTTGTAcaataa